ATTAAGTTTCAGTACTTTAAAGAAAGTCTTGCGGATTCAAGGATATTTAATATTAATACTTATTTATAAATAATTCCGGTTATATATATTATTAACAGATTTTATTTTACTAACAACGATAATTATTCTGTTTTTTAATAGTTTTACAAAGATTTCATAATTATATTTAGAAAAAATATATAATCAAGTATTTTAAAATTTGTTTACCTTTGCGTTTTGAAAAAACAAATTAGAATAGATATAAAAATTATTTTTAAAATATGAACCAAGGAAGAAGTTATTTAATGCTTATTGGTGGAGCAGAAGACAGAACAGGAAATAAAGTTGTTTTAAAAAAAGTAGTTAAAACTGCCCGGGCTAAAAATATAATAGTCATACCTACTGCATCTTCTTATCCGCGTGATATAAAGAATTCATATAATGATGCATTTAAAAGTATAGGTATTAAAAATATTGATTGTTTTGATATCAGGTATCCTGATGAAGCTGATAAAACCGAATATTTTGAAACACTTGAAAAAGCCCAGTTAATATTTTTTAGTGGAGGCGACCAGAAAAGACTTGTTGAAGTATTAAACAGGACTCGCCTAATGGATAGAATAAAGGAGAGATTTTATGATGGAACATTAAGTATTGCAGGAACCAGTGCCGGTGCAGCAGCAGTTAGCGACCCCATGATATATGACGGAGATTACAGAGGTTTTGAAAAAGATTCAATTAATTATAGTGAAGGCTTTGGATTTCTAAAAGATGTTACTGTTGATACTCATTTTCTTAACAGAGAGAGAATACCAAGATTGACCCAGTTTTTAGTTAAGGGAATAAGTCAACGAGGAATTGGACTTAGCGAAGATACCGGAATTATTATTTCTCCAAACCTCAAATTTGAAGTTGTTGGTAGCGGAATGGTTACTCTATTGAACAGTGAAAAAATTACACATACTAATTATTTTGAAATTAATGATAAAAATATATTTAGTGTAAATAATCTTAGAATAGGATTTTTAGCACATGGTTCAAAATTTAGTATAAAAAAATGGTCTGTCCTTAAATCTAATGATAATACATTTTACCAAAAATCATTGTTCGAAAGATCTTGGAGCTTGAACTGTTAAATTATAATAAAGTTTAGATTATAATGAATTGCAAAATTATTTTGTTAATAATTATCCTTTTTAATTCAATAATATTTCATCAGAAAACAATAGCACAGAATTCTGAATTGTCATCTGAAGAAATAAATAAAATTGTTGAACAGCATAATTTCTGGCGTGCACAGGTTGGTGTTGGCAAATTGCAATGGTCAGATGTACTTGCAGAGCAAGCTCAATCGTGGGCAAACCAGTTAAGAGATGATGGTTGTTTGTTTAAACATAGCACTTGTAAATATGGTGAAAATATTTTCAAAGGAACAACTGGTTATTATACTCCTATTGATGTTATTGATGATTGGGCAAGCGAAAAAGCTGATTATAATTACAAAAAGAATAAATGCAAAGGAGTTTGTGGACATTACACACAAATTGTTTGGGCAAAAACAACTCATGTTGGATGTGCTAAAGCAGAATGTAATGGATTCGAAATTTGGGTATGTAATTACAACCCGCCCGGAAATTATATCGGACAAAAACCTTATTAAATTATTTTATAAGTGAAATAATTTTTTTTGCAAGCACTTCCGATAATTTTATTTTTGATTCATTTGTTAATCCCGCAATATGAGGAGTAATAATAACATTATTGCTTTCTAATAAAATTTTATATGCTTCAGGGAATTTACCCGAATGCAAATTTTCAAAACTATTATCTTCGTATTCCAACACATCAAGAGCTGCACCTTCTATTTTTCCTGATTTTAAATTACTTACTAAATCATCT
This Bacteroidales bacterium DNA region includes the following protein-coding sequences:
- a CDS encoding cyanophycinase, which gives rise to MNQGRSYLMLIGGAEDRTGNKVVLKKVVKTARAKNIIVIPTASSYPRDIKNSYNDAFKSIGIKNIDCFDIRYPDEADKTEYFETLEKAQLIFFSGGDQKRLVEVLNRTRLMDRIKERFYDGTLSIAGTSAGAAAVSDPMIYDGDYRGFEKDSINYSEGFGFLKDVTVDTHFLNRERIPRLTQFLVKGISQRGIGLSEDTGIIISPNLKFEVVGSGMVTLLNSEKITHTNYFEINDKNIFSVNNLRIGFLAHGSKFSIKKWSVLKSNDNTFYQKSLFERSWSLNC